ACTTGTGCAGATAGCCAAGGCCTTATGTGTTTGCAGGACATGGGCCTCAGACTACAAATGTTATTTATACAGATGCACACACTATGACAACACACAATTTGTTCATTGACTCTTTTTTCCTACTATTTGATTTCAcaaaatttttaacaatgagggtgatTAACTTTGGAACActttaccaagggaagtggtggattctccatctcctgatgGATTCAAGATTAGCTGCCTTTCTtgaagatgctttagtcaaacaagttattgggctcaacgcAGGGGTAACTGATTGAAATGCTCCAGCCTGTgctatacagcaggtcagattagataatctaatggtcccttctggccttgaaatctatcaaaaagttttattcatagattcaaagaaaTTAAAATCCAAATTTTAGTTCAAGCTAACCAGAACTGACCCTTTGGACATGTGCCATTTGAAGCATGGCCGTATTAAAGATGTGATATTTCCTTATGTTTAGCAACTCTGACTCCAAAGAGACAGAGAGCACTTGGTGGGGTAAAAGTTTTCTTTTACTATTTTATGCTCCTGTGGGCCCTGAAAGAGGGGGCCTAGCTGTGGGAGAAGAATTAGAGTCTATGTTTGCTGATGCATCTTCCATCAAATTGTTAGCGACAGTCCAATTGCAGAATGCTTATCACTTGTGAGGACGTGGAAATTGCAGAGGACCCAGCTTGACTGTCAGATCCCACAGTCAGGTTACTATAGTGGCagtatgggggggcgggggggatctcTCATCAACTGAGAAATTCTGATCAGgagtcagacagacagacacactatGAGCTCAGCGATCCCTGGGGAAAAAACacatactgtggaaaaaaaagttacagGACAGCAACCCTGTAAGTTTAGGGGTGAGTATGTGAGAAGACGGTTGTCCAATAGTCTTTGCTTTTCCACAGTGTACTAGTTGCTTTTactgtgtgatgttatgattataTAGAGTAATAGAGTTTAAGCcacatctagcctgacctcctgtatagcacaggccagagaatttcaccagttatccctgtattgagCAAAATAtcttgtttgactaaagcatcttccagaaaggcagccagtctggATTTGCAGACATCAagagagagaatccaccacttcccttaggagtttgttccaatggttaatcactttCACTATTTAGCAATTGGTGGCTTATTTCTAACTAGAATGTGTCTGGCTATAATTTCCAActattggttcttgttctgcctttctccactaggttAAAGGAACCTTTGGTACTTCAAAAGCTCCCCTTGATCTTCTTTTCGATAAACTAAACAAATTGATTCACACTTTAAACTGAAGGCTATGAAACTGACAATTATTTCAAAACAGACTTTACATGCCATGTAGAACTGCAACTCACCTGTTTGCCATGAGCTGCAGAATCTGTATGAGGAACTTGCCAAGACCTTTCCTTCTGACTTTGCTTTCCAACTGCACTTCATAGCTGGGAGGaaagtgggaggggagaggaaacgAATACCTTACAACATGAAGTTTCAAGATCTTATACGTGCAACATCCTGAAATCCATGCAGCCAGAAAATTTGCAGGCATCACACAAGGGCTTACACACACCCATGATATACTTGTATTGCTCAACTTCTTCATGTCTTTATTCTGCAGACACTAGCAGATGCAAAACACCACAACTTGCCTCAACACACAGAAAAAATTCCCCATTTAATTCAGGATCCAGTTCACAATTACCCTCAGTGGACTCATTCCAGTCAATCTCTGAACCCCAGTCCCACCATTGTTGGGGTGAGACCCTTGTGTATAAGAGAGACCAGCCTTTCCGTAACTCTCTGCTTCATTGACTCTTCATCTCATTAAGTATCTCAGCCAGAAGTTTCTCTCTAATGTTAAACCAGCCTTGCAGCCCACCATGCAGCAAGCAGGCATCAGCCATGTTCTATAGAGGAGTGTTTGAGGCACACAGAGGGGAAGGTCAGCAAATCAGTAGCAaagacaggattagaactcagattAGAACACAACACCCAGTCCTGTGTCTAAatccagtgatactcagacctcagtggttcaggagccaaattagcaatcaacattacccaaaagagccacagtagtgtgaattcattgtttcatttactatagtgtTATAGatccatatttaaacagtatgatggaGGGACTATTTAggtttttatatacatatatatataattttcaaaGTAAAATGACTGagcaagtattattttatcaactacaattgattaataacacagtaaaagcctcctgattggttaataacttagattgataaattattaaatcacacagtgttttaatatcatgtgtttCACGAGCCTCAGTCTGACTATCACTGGTCTAAGCCCTAAATCACACTGCTTGAGGGGGCAAAAGCAATAGAGAACCATTCCCTGGCCAGCAACATCACCCTTTCCTCTTAGGAAAGAGCTTGACATGACAATTATGGCCTATAGATGAGGGTGAATCCAAGAGAGGCACATTCTGCTCATGGAGCAAACAAAGGAATGCAGCAAAGGGGTGGCAGTGTAATCTAGTtgacaggggactggactggaatTCAGGTAGACAGAGATctacttctggctctgccactgacatgctgtGTCCAAACACTTCCCTACTCTCTCTCTGTTTAGGAGAGATGGGCAGAAGGCAACGCTTATTCCTCAAACAAAGGGAGCAGGTACTAGGACACATACCAGTACAGGACTTCGTCCCCACACTCCACGTCAAACCGGAAGTGCGAGAACGCCACGGGGACAGAGCTATCTTCCCAAGCAATCAGGTACCAAGCTCTGTCATCTGTCATCTCTTCTCGCTTCTCCCGGTCTTTCCAACCCCACTCACTCTGCTCATacctgcagggagggagaagaggaacaaGGGCAGCTCAATGCTCCTTCTGCAGAAAGCATGATGGTCCCAGCACTCTGATCCCCTTGCTTCCTGCATACACTGTTCTCAGGATTTCTACTGCTGGTCCCTTCCATTTATAGAGATCCAGATGAGAAAATTCATAGGCCAGAagaaccattatgataatctagggcACATCTAGACAAATGCTTACTGCAAGACAAGTTGGGGTGTAAATATACAGCACTCCAGAGGGCCACAACCTAAATGTCCGGGTGGACCCTGCTACTGCACACTAAAAAGTTTCCAAGCGCACTTTGACCTGCTGCTGTTTCAAACTGAATTATGCAAAGCgcattagggaacttttagtgtacaGCAGCATGGTCCATATGGACAGTTAAGGTGCAGCATTCTGGAGTGctatagatttacaccccagcttgccttGTTCATCTAGGCATGCCCCTAGCCAGACTTCTTGCATAATAAAGGgcagagaatctcacccatgGATTCACATATCCAGCAAAGTTGAGAATGTGTCATTTTTAGTAAGAGACGTGtgatcttgatttgaagactccaactgatggagaatccacagtatccctaagtaatttgttttgatggttaatcaccctccctgttaaaaatctgcaccttatttctatcctggttttgtctagcttcagttccCAGACACTGGATCTCATTCTGCCATTGTCAACTGGATTCAAGGGCCCTTTTCTATCTGCTCTCCCTGTAGGTATTTTTAGACAGTGATCAAAAATGAGGAGATACTTTCGCCATATCCCTGTCATTGGGGGTCCCAGTATTCCCTACAGATTCAGCAATACTCTGGGGCTAGGTAGTATTCTGGTTCAACCTAAAGTACAGAACCCACAGCAGGATTTTGATAGATCCACAggttttaaaggccagaagggagcattagatcatctagtatgccatccagtataacacaggtcagagaatAAAATttgctttagaatcatagaaatgtaggactggaacagaccttgataggtcatctagtccagtcagaACTCTGTCTAGAATGAAAGAGGGGACACATTCCCCCATGCAAGGCTGATCACATTAACTATCCCTAGCAGCACAATACTCCAAGCACAGCCTGTGAGACCTGTGGCTATTCTACAATGGCCGGGGAAACCATCTGCCAGGACGTGTGCATTCTGGAAGGGGGCAGCACTTCCTCACAATATCCCCAGCACCTGGTGCACGGTTCTCATTGGTAGCCTTGCAGTTGCGGGAGGTTTTACTTCCTGGCAGCCACAGATACTGGAGTCCTCAGAAATCATGTAGCACCAACTTGCCCCAAGGACAGGGTCCCCCACTCTGGCCTGGACTTACAGAGTTTGCATATTTGTTTTGGTTAGTTCGAAAGCCCAGTCGACTGTAGCCTGGTTCATGCCCGACACCCTCTTACACTCGATGGAGACGTTTAAACTGTGAAAAGAGAGATGGGAAAGCAGCACTTAGCACCAGGCAAGCCATGCACCAAGATACCCAAGCAATTTCAGCTTGCTTTTAAGCTGGCTGGTCAGATTGTACCAGGGACCTCCACAGCTCAAAGCACGGGCtgttacagcttgagctaaacaACCAAAGCTCCCTAGCTAGGCCTGTAGCAAACTCCTCTCCTGCGCAGATCAGGCACACAGAAGGATCTGTCATACACGCTCACCAGTGGGTCACACTTACTGTGCAGAGAAGCCTAGTCAGCCACAGATGATGAAGAGGGGATTTGTATTCTGACCTCAGCACTTACGTGCAAGCAAAAGAGGTTTCTGTTGAATTTATGTATCTAAAACACTCAGCACTGTACTATCCCGGCACCAGGAATTCAGCCTAGCATTATGGGTATGAAGAAAAGATAGACAAAGGCTAGCCttgtgctgggactcaggagactgcAGGTCAATTGTCAGCTCTGTGGCAGACtccctgtgagaccttgggcaagtcactgaacctctctgggcctcagttcttcCAGCCGTAACATGGGGAGAATAATCTTTCCTTTGGCTATTTAGA
The sequence above is drawn from the Natator depressus isolate rNatDep1 chromosome 7, rNatDep2.hap1, whole genome shotgun sequence genome and encodes:
- the NAA40 gene encoding N-alpha-acetyltransferase 40 isoform X2, which codes for MGRKSSKAKEKKQKRLEERAAMDAVCAKVEAANKLGDPLEAFPVFKKYDRNGLNVSIECKRVSGMNQATVDWAFELTKTNMQTLYEQSEWGWKDREKREEMTDDRAWYLIAWEDSSVPVAFSHFRFDVECGDEVLYCYEVQLESKVRRKGLGKFLIQILQLMANSTQMKKVMLTVFKHNHGAYQFFREALHAMATLR